The Hydra vulgaris chromosome 14, alternate assembly HydraT2T_AEP genome includes the window AAGCATGAGCCGATGCAtgcaaacaaatatttatatagtaattgTTACAATATTatcattcaatattttattcaacACCTTAGTATAATATTCTCtggtaaatatattgttattgttgttattgttaataaaaccattcatacataatttaaaatttaaaaacaagccgtaaaaaaactggcctcttaattttttatggaaaatgcaacaaatcaggccgtatAATAACAGTAGGCCATGGTTGGAGAAtgttataatgaaaatattagaaaaaacgtGTACAAGATTTCGTGCGTGATTTTATGGAAATGCCCGTATTTGAtttctattttcttttgtttttttaattaaggtgctccaagaagactTATCGATTTTATGACAAAGGAACCGTAaggtgcatttaaccagaaagttcaaaCCTCCTTCCTCACCCACATCGCTTGTTTGGCTGGAGCCGGCATAGAACCACGAATCTCTTGGTTTGGAGCCAGATTTTCTATGCTGTCTTTTAAACTGTTCACCATCTTATCATTGAAAACCGCTTTACATTCATacagatttttaataaaaacatatttacatgAATGCGAATGTACGTGGTTTATATAAAacgataaaataaatgtaaatacactttttcggaaagttaattaaaaataattagaaaataagtaataaaaaataaaattaagaaaaagaagcttcataaaaaaaagtagtaaattAATAAGGAAAAATTTCagtaaatacaatttttgtacttgatcttttaaatagtttttttttaaaagtttataaaaatcaatataatttaaatatgttactaaaaagttatttccatttttctgatttcaataaataattttggaaCATTAGATTGAatatcttttgtttgttttttaatagaaagaattaaataaaaaaacctttaaactCGAATTAATTGAGAGTTTATTTGCaacaaacaattattattttttaatatcaataaacGATTAATGTCATTAAACAATTAATCAATCAACCATATATCGTTTATAGTTTTTCCGAAAATATCAATGTCGCTGTCATCAGCTAACAatagtagaaaatttttttaaaaaatatacagcGCAAAACAattgttacataaaaaattaattctcaaaATAAACACTTCAgttaaaacagaaataatttgtttagcTACCAGTTGTTGATGTCACTTGTAATAATTACTCGCTTTACTCAGCTTATCAATATCTTCCGACGGCATCATTATGTTATTTTCCCACATGGAAACGTAATGTTAAACAGCAATATTTGCCTTGTAGCCACGTCTATAGccaaaatcttttactttaactaattttttgagCCAAGTAGGTTATGCAAGATTAAATTCTACTGTTTGGCTTACTACATgcacaaaatttctttttttttaaaagtgagtaCGGGTAATTTTTTATCaggaaaaaaatgatataaagaaTCAGTATCAGGGGGCAGGGttgaaaagtaatgtttttgtcACGGAAGGAAATGGATAcacaaaattgtaaataaaaaaaattaaaaacgcgTAGATGGTTCTGATGATATTTTAGAAACTACCTATAAAACAATAGTAATTGggattaataacattatttgttgAGTTCTAAAGCTTATGCTATAGACCTTCAAAACTTGTGTCACGGAAGGAACGATAGAAAGGCTGTAAAATTAACTTTCTACATAGGGTTTAAATTCTATCAAACTTAATAGagatacaacaaaaaaaatcccTTTAAAAAGGTATAAGAtctttaagttaaatttacaaAAGGGTTCTTGgcaagaattaaaaattttttttttattcaaaatcaattaaagtCATTTAATGTCACGGAAGGACAAAAAGTACACATTAATGAAGATATCATATAGGGTAGGGTGGGGCAAGATGCCCCCCTTAACAAACTTTAGCGTATAtaacaaatacttttacattttcttgtaatttttctttttaatatcaaagtCTACTTATAAGAGAAGACATTGGTAAGATAAAATAACTACTTTATTACTGgtgataaactttaaaattaaaaaaactaataattgtGCAAGAAGACATCTTGCCCCAGCCGTGGGGCAAGATGCTCCAAAGAGTGCATCTTGCCCCAAACCTTTtaaacagttgttaaaaataactatcagttaaaataaaagctaataatagttctttattaaaactctttacattttattaaaataactgaaatataAACCCTGCAATTATTCTATGCAATTGTCTTGaagataaataactttttttaatttatatcactAACATAAATGTTCAAATAACATATACATGATTATGATTCACAGTAGTAGCATAAGTCTGAATCATCTGGACCACATGAAAAGTGGTACCAAGATGTACATTTACTACATTGTGTCCAATCATCAAATGGTGGCACATTGTATGGACAAGAGCATATGGTGCATAGAGTTGTATCAGTGATAAAAATTTCAGAGGCAGAAACCAtatctttcttctttttcgTTTGTTTCTTTATGCCATTAGGTCTTTCTGCTTTCTGCTTTTCAGGCTTTTTCACCTTTTTTGTCTTCAAATttgttgatttcattttttacttgATCACCTTATTAAGTGCAGCTTTTTCTTTACGCAATATGACTGcttgatgcttttttttttacattgttttcaTGCTCTTCTAGTCGCTTCTTGAAAGGTGAAGAAGTAAGGTTTTCAGCTGACTCTGTCTTTCTCTTTCGTTGTCTTAAAACAGGAATTTTGGGACGTAGAGAAAtcttttccaaaatatttaagGGAGAATTAAGGCCAAGATACTCATCAACAATTGGCAAAACTGCATCATCAACAGCCTTCAATTTTGCAGCAGTAGTTATTGTGCTCATGACATTTGCCAACTGTATAGGTGCAACAAGAGGCAAATTAGGCAATTCACTAGATTGCTGACAGATTTTCAATGGCTCAGCTTCATTAGTGAGCAAAGCTGCTTCAAAGGCttcatcattaaaaataagGTCATTTATTGGGTACAAACCAGAGCATCTAAAACCATTGATTGCTTTGTCAATGTTTGCAGTAAAGTTGTAGGCAGTTGCAAAAATACTTGCCatgtcaaaaaatgaaattctacACCCCTGATGTGATAACATCCAGTTGCTTGCTGCTGTATTGTAGCCAActtttaatggtttaaaaaatgtacGATCTAAAGGTTGCATCTTGTGTGTACAATGAGGTGGAAGAGTTATGAGATGGATCCCATTGTCAAGACAAAAGTTGATGGCCTCAAGTGTTTAGTGACTGTGATGACCATCAAGTACAATTAATTGCTCATTAGTTTTAGATGCATGAGTCACAGCAACAAAATGTGTTAACCATTTAATGAATAAAGATGAATCAGTCCACCCACTGGAGCTAACTCTAATAATTGAGCCTGAAGGTGCACCAACAGCCAGCCTATCAGTCATTCGCTTACAGGGAAATATAAATAAGGGTGGGACATAAGTGCCACTTGCACTCATTGCACACACAACTGTCACAGTAGCACCTCTTTCTCCACTAGTTATTTTCGAAACTTGTTGTTTGCCTTtcgttgcaattttttttcctggCTTATGGACATTTGTGATTCCAGTTTCATCCATATTCCAGAGCTGTTTGGCTGGAAACTTATGTTCCTCAAATAATGACTTGTATActgaaaaaaactgatttaCTTTTGGTTTATTGAAGCCAATGGCTTTGCTTATACTGGTGGCTTGTGGAGTTCGAATAGAAAGTTGTGGATTGCGAGACATGAATCCTCGCAGCCAATCCACTCCTGCCATTTTTGACTCTTTATTAAAAGGATTATCGATTCCCATTTGCTTAGCAAAATCATATGCTAGGCGACGCACATCTATTGTTGTCAAGCCAAATAATGCTGTTTCCATAATCTGAACTTGTGTAACAATCTTTAATTCAAATTCTTTACTAAAAACAGGAAATTTTCCACCCAGAGACAAACCACCAGCTACTTTTACTTTTCCATCTCGATGACgctgtaatgtttttttattaatactaaattCTGATGCAACATTCTTTAGACTGCAGCCCATCTTTATTACATCTAATGCTGACTTTATTCTATCATTTGTTGCACCTCTCTGTGTTTTTCGCACATAATTTCTCAccattatttgtaatatttaaatatgtatctaaagaaatattaaaaccttaaaattttaattatgtaaacatACCAACACATACAcagtattatataattattcaatacattattattttatagattaCATAACATCTATAAATTAACTCTCTTTGAGTTAAATAAGAACTTACTAAAGTTACATGTacatacaaaattatataaaataatacaaaatattatataaaaatatttttatatataaatactattatataatatttatatataaaaaattaattaaaaatctgtCAACATagttaaatttcaaaaagattaattattattttaataatgctttTTGAATTACGGTTTTTGGTTTGAAGTTGAACCGAAATTTCGGTTTGAACCGAAACTTAAAAAACTACCGAAACCGAAATTCAGTTtcaattaaaagcaaaatttcGGCCGAAACCGAAACCGAAATTTTCCGATCACTAGTTgatataaataacaacaacaacaacaaacaacaaaaagcaatatatttaccaGAAATATAGATGTTTTACATAAGAATGTTAtacgttataaaaaatatttgtacagtCTACATTCTGGATGGTTCACTCTCATATAGCTAGGCTAAATCGAGGAGAGCGACcatgaacaaaacaaaacaaaacaaaagaaagaaaagaaaaaaaagaagcaaataaaataaataatacactcACAGAAGGTTGCAATTAGTCTACATTCATATTTgtatcttatataatttatatggtgATTTATCTATTATCACCAGTGATACTATTGCTGTTTCTATTTATTTTGATGTAGCAAgtagtattttaatttggttttgagaacatattttttaatattgctaaaagggattgattttaatttattttgaatttgattccAGTCCATTAATGCAGAGTATTTAAAGGAATGTTTGCCGTaggattttgtattatatttttgcaCACTCAGTGCACCTCTGCAGGAATTTCTTGTAAGTTGGCAGCTAATTGTACTGCGTAGAgtaaaccatttattaaatataggaGGTAGTTTTTTGTTAAGGCAGctgtgaataaataaacaattttcgATTTTGATAATATCatgcagttttaaaatttgtagtGTGTTAAAAGATGGGAATGTATGTGCATTGTTTGGTAGAAATTCAATAACCCTGACTGCTTTTTTCTGCATGATAAATAGGCGATTTACAGTACTTATGTTTTGACTCCATGATAAAAGGCAATATGTGAGATGAGAGTGAAACAAAGCatagtaaatagattttaaagttttttgttgtataaaatGTCTTAGATTTGacatatgcggtagtggtgtagtggtaagagcgctcgctttgtaagcgagaggttcggagttcgactcccaccacgtccctaaaagtaccgcgctcaacttagtttctccgcgcagcggccttgctcggcaaggttcgtgtttcggagttaaagagttgagagagggttgcaCCACGAATaacgactaaaaaaaaaaaaaaaatgagtatcctcctcgactgtagtggcccccctcgggccttggggaggtgaataatctaaaaaaaaaaaaaaaaaaaaaaggatggcAAGGGATCTATTCAACTTATTAGATAAATCGTTATAATGGTAAGTCCAGGCTAAGTTTTCGTCTAGCTTTATACCCAAgtagtttacaaattttttgcaccAAAGTTTTTTcccatttaacttaattttgagtTGCTGATCTAATTTTTTGtgacaacttttaaataatattaaatcagtttttttggaGTTGAGGGAAATTTTGTTGGCATTTAGCCAGAGGCATAGTTTTTTAAGATCATAGTTaacatatttgttgattttttttatggaCTTATTAAAATAGAGAAggtttgtgtcatctgcaaagtGTTGGActctacaaaattttaaagctttagacatgtcatttatataaataagaaacaataaaGGGCCAAGGACAGATCCCTGAGGAACACCTACTTTGATATCGTTTAGGTCTGAGCTCATCCCACTAATGGATACTAATTGAGTTCTATTAGTAAGGAAAGATTTGAACCAAGAGTTTGAGACTCCTCTAATACCATAGTACGATAGCTTATAAAGTAAAATGTCAATATCTACAGTGTCAAAAGCCTTTTGAAGGTCGATAAAAATGCCACATCCAAATATTCCTTCATCCAGAGaatctttaactttttctgtTAGACTTAATAAAGCAAGTGATGTAGAGTAGTTTGTTCGAAAACCAAATTGTAATTcacaaaacaatttattttcattgaaGAATTTGTATAAGCGGTTAAACATTAGCCTTTCAAgagttttatcaatgttggaGAGGAGGGAAATTGGCCTATAGGTTGATATTAATAGTTTtgaatcagttttaaaaataggtacaACTTTGgcagtttttaagttttctggGAAAATACCACTTGAGAACgagatattaaaaatgttagaaagaATTCTTGAGAGTtctgtttttaatagttttagaattttaacAGGCAGACCATTTGGTCCAGAAGCTTTATTTGCGTCTAAAgagttaataatatttgaaatttcatGTTCGTCAGTAGGTTTTATAAAGAATGATTTTTGAAAAGGATTCGATAAGTAATATGTAAAATGATTCATGGATGAAGGAATTGTTGCCTGGACATCCTTACCAATGTTAGTAAAGTAGTTGTTGAAAGCATTACAAATATCAAAGgggtttgttattgttttattgttatgtatgATTACATTAGGAGTTGTTTGAGagttacttttaatattaataatgtttttaatcctTTTCCAGGTtgcttttatattctttatgttttcagtaaaataattatcgtagtatttttttttgctttctttgagTTTAGATTGGAGGTTATTACGAAATGTTTTATACTCATTATGATATatggttttatttgtttgatttttagacctaatatattttttaaagagattATTTTTGTGCTGTATAGAGTGCTTGAGTTCATCTGATATCCATGGTTTAGtcttgaatttaatgttttgtttgttaagCTTTTTCAAAGGCGCATGGATATCGAGCCGTAGATTAATGTTGGAAATAGTATTCTCAAGAGACTGAGTACAATTATCAGGGTATATTTTTGGTTCTCTGTCTAAACTAAGATTGTGAAAATCGTTTCTAAATGCAACTTCATTGAACCTTTTCCAGTTTCTTTCCTGGATTAAGAGCTTTTTATTAGGTGGTGGTTTAAGAATATTATAGGCTATCAGAAATTGTGGAAGATGATCTGAGATTGTTGTGGTAAGATTCCttgctttatatttatttgatttaagatTTGAAAAGATGTTGTCTATTagtgtttttgatattttacagaTACGAGTAGGGTGGACAATGTGAGGTAGAAAGTAATTTGAGGTGAGTGAATCTAAAAAGTCTCTAGTATATGAATCTGTGTCATACTTTAACAGATCAATGTTGAAATCCCCTAAAATGaatacagttttattttcttttgttaggTTTTTGAGTAACGGATTAAGATAGAATGATAGGAAGTTGTCTAAAGACATTTTTGGATGCCTGTAAACACAACCAAcgataatatttgattttttaggatttataatttcaataaagataGATTCTAGTTCTTTTGGTTTAAAGATGTGGAGATCGTTTCTGGGTTTATAGGCGAGcctgttatttatatataataatgcacCACCTGCATGTGATTCAGATGGTGTGTGTTCATAGGAATACCCATTAAGTTTTAAGTTGCTAGTTTGTgggctttttttattcaatctgGTTTCCGATATACCAATTATGTCAAATTCAAGTTTTGTTGATTGGAGTAGATTTTCAAGGTCATCAAAATGTTTCGAGAGTGATGATATATTGATATGAAAGACATTGAATGAGGATTTGTCAGCTGctatacattttaaatcatcAACATTGGTGTAGTAACTGTTTATTGAGGTTTTTcgagttttgttgttgttattaatatgTGTATTAAATGTGTTGAATACTGTGTGAAGACTCTCTATGGGAAAACCTGATActtgataatttttgtttattttagtgtCACCATTAGCAAGATTTTCATTGTCAGTTATAGTTTCGTTATTGAAGGGAAATATACTAGCTAAGCAATTTATACAAAACCATGAACAATTTTTTGAGgagttttttagtaattagtagTCAATATCATTGAGGTTGTTACATTTTAGGTGGACCCAATTGAGGCAGTTATCACAAAAAATAGCTTTCtgatttttatagatattaacTTTGCAAACAGCACATTCGCTATGTGTAGTTTTCATTACTGTGAATTGATATGgcgataaaatatataagtaagaTTATTTATATGAATGTAAGTAACTGCAATCTAAActgcaatcaaaaaataataatattaaaaaaataaaaaataaaaataaaaaaaagtactgatcaaaacaaaaaaaaacgcaaaaataatagaaacaaacaaaaacaaaaaaataaaaaaaaataaaaaaattacaaggattaagacttttttttattcaacgaAACCAACCAAGCgcacattttttaacaaaggaATTTTATGCTATTTATCGTTTGCAATgtcttcaatttaaaaacaccagaaacagaataaaaataaaaagtaaaaatataataaacatcacaaaaattattactatatcgctaaattttatataatataaaaggcttgaaaaagttcaaatataGTGCcgcaaatcaaaataaaacaaaacaaacaaaccaataaaagaaaaaaatgaaaaacaagtGCAAATCAAAGGTACCATTGCTCGAACTCCAAAGCTATAAGCGATTTATGTCGACtcaaaaagattttagtaaaaCATACCTGGGATCctctttctttttcttaacTTTAAGTAGGGCTGGATATTCGAGGTACCCGCTTACTATTGACTTGTTTTCTATTAGGCGACGACGTTCTTTCATGGCCTCATTGCGGCGTCGAGTTAGTGATGGTGAATACATTTGTTCAACCCGTATATTGTTTTTGgacataaaaaagatattttttgtgtGTTCACTATCAGCCCATTTatgaaatttaacaaaaatgtggCTTGACTTAGTGCTGTTTTCGTTAACTTTTCCTCGATGACAGCGTTCGATCATGTCATGGGCATTTTTTGGGTCAACGTTAGCCGCTTTTGCGATGGTATCTGCAATAGTTAGTTTGGTATCAGACCAGGATTCCTTGGATTTGTTTGTGTTAAtaggaatgtttttaaaaatcagtgTCTTTCTTAAATTTCTGTTTACTTGGTCATCTAATGCCGCACTAAGCTTAATAACGTCTTccgaaaatgttttattttctgaGGTCAGATTGAGCAGTTGCTGTCGTATTTCATTAATATCATCAGTATTTTTTTGTACTGTAGATTTAATATTAGTGTATGCAATTTTTAGTTCAGCTATATCGTTTGTTATTTTAGAAAGACTTGTGTTTATTGCTTgtaggatttcttttttttgtgcatCTAATAGTGCTTTAATGTTTTTCATCGATATTTCTTGATTATTTGACATtgtgaattttagtttttatttagatagaTTGATTAATTGACTTcgattcacttttttttatttttatttcatagcgGTAATATATTGGAAAGATTTATTTGGATATTATTTGACACGTGGCTTTagctggttttaaaaatttacgcCATCTTACCTCTACTATGCCGGTACacgaaaaaaaaagctaaaaagaaaaaaagaaaaaaaaaaaaaaaaagaaaaaaaaaaaatagggttGATGTAGGGCAACTAACAGTCCTATGTTTATCTTTAaggttaaaattataaatttaactattcTGCTAATGAAAAATGTATATTAGAACAGTTAGAAAGCGacataaaacatgaaaaaaaaaattttcatgttttatgTCACTATTCAACCATGCCCTAGGTTGGTTTAATGTTACGATACTGGGCGATTTTTTATGACTACCGAATAGACaccaacaaaaaatattttttctgtagtgttttaaaaatatttttattaaaaatttcattaaaaactatgatttttaaattttcaagctAAAAATTAAGTGTTAAGTGAATAGATTTAAACattctttacaaatattttttgttagcctgttttttttttttttttttttttaaccagatGCTTTTTTTCCATCATATGTAGATGCTATTTCTTATAGCAacgattctttccttttctttttttcactgAAGCAAATCTCCTGAGAACAAACATCACTTTAAAATTGCAAGAAGTCAAAgtcaaaatataagtttaatgataaagtttattaaggttactatattttttatttaatttcaaaatacagcAAGATTTTTTAGTCTTGCTGATTAATAGTAGGGTGTTAGCTATAGTGAGAATATATTAGAGTCATTAACCGGAAGATTTCGTAAAATTACGGGAAAGTAAAATTCTTTTGGAAATCAGGATTTTTTTTCGTActgaattttacaaaacaaaaataagcatcgatgttcatttcgcaaatgcgaaatgaacatcgtaTGTAGCGAAACGAACATCAAATGTAGCCGTTCGCAAATGCGAAATGAACATCAAATGTAGCCGTTCGCAAGTTGAATTacgaaataaaattattttgcaacatacgaaagtagtgCATACGGAATTTGCACTTGCGAAACGAGCTCTTTCGCCAaagacgttttgaagtctataaaataattttgttggcCAAATggatatatttgtaataaataaaatttttatttattacaaatatgtataataaaattttattttcagtattgcAACATATGAACATTTTaaggttttactttttaaaataatgatgaaaaacaaatttctttcgaaacgaaactCTTTCGCACCGCAACCTGCGAAACAgtttttaacggaaaaaaatTACGAAACacgatataataaatatatttaattacgtTTTATGAATCAAATATGTATAATTAACCATGTAAttagaatattaattttttaaataatattgattaaacttcaaaaaaagttcaagactttcataaagtatactttttagaatgtcatttaatgaataagaattaaataatgaaaataaaatgcctAAAAGAAGCTCTCACTTGTTTTCAAAtagaataattttatgtttagtaagtttcaatttttttattttgaggtGCTCTGTTAACTGCGCTTTCgcttttgttttactttatttactattgaagataaaaaagttatgtCAGCtctagaaaaatgaaaaaaaaaacataaataaaatgtatatcaTATTTCCAAATTTTATGAATAGTTTCATTacgtaattttttattttatgaataatttcactatgtaactttttttgaattactgTGAACATCTcttgtataatattattaaaatagagtaatgtttttcttgaagtaatattaacaaacttttttttgaaaattttcttttattacaataattgccataattcatctttattttgttaaattttttgacttcaATACTCTTTGCTAGCTtgtaatatagtttataaaatattttcgtactccttatttgtaaaaattttctttttccaaaaacttaaatgttaagTTCTTTATAATTAACAAGTTGGTATAAAGATGCAATAACAAGCTTAGCACAACCTCTGCCTCAGCTCAAAATTTACACTTTGCCATAATCCACTTTTATTTGGTTAACTTATTTgacttcaatacttttttttgcgtTGAATTTAAAAACTCTAACCCAGTGAAAAATAAAACCACGTCCCACGTGGGTTCCGCGTGGGTTCCGTGTGGGATTGATGGGATTTACGTGGGACGGATTTTCCCATGTGGTATCCGTATGGAAATTTGTCATCGTAAACCCATGTGGGTAATCCCACATTGATAATCCCACATGTAACCCATGTGGGTAATCCCACATGGGTTACATGTGGGAACCATATGGTATTTACACACATGAGAAATCCCTCTTGGGTTTCCTGTGGGATTTGCATGGGAATTAATTTGATAGctggaaactaaaaaaaaaactttttaaaaaaaactaaaaagaaattttttaaatcgacATTGCATTGCGTTACGTTTATATTgtgtgaaaatattttatattaatatagaGAATCGCAAGCAAGTATGTAAGTACCACGAATAATGTTTATCTTTCTTTATAGAAATAAGATTAAGATTTGTGCAAATAGACGTATTATTAGgataatataatagttatttgaaTATAGATCTTGAGTAAATTATGTGCAAACAATAAACTGATGCAAGTTGAAATGTTGTTAAAGACCAATCTTGCATGCATGGGACACTGCAGTGTCCCACAAAGAAATTcaagtttaaaagtaaaagaattctcaattttctttattaaaaaaagaaaaaagtaggATAGAGATGGGtttctgtaactttttttatgctccaaaacttttaactttagatATAATGAGGTCCTTAAGACTTAAGGGACTTACGAAGTACATTGAGGAACAAAAACAGGATATTTACagaaacttttcaatttttaatctGGAGTACCACAGTGTTATTGAGAATAAAGCCTCTGGGTCCAGTTTTCAAAGTAATATGATCTAAGTAATATGTAACTATATGTATAACTAGTTATacatataatttgttataaaaacttatttttttaaggttatgcTTGAACAAATTAGTACcgattaattcaaatttaagaTTTAGTTAATGttcaagttaaagtttttatttattcattgtttttgttaattttatatttatttgtt containing:
- the LOC136091108 gene encoding uncharacterized protein LOC136091108 — translated: MVRNYVRKTQRGATNDRIKSALDVIKMGCSLKNVASEFSINKKTLQRHRDGKVKVAGGLSLGGKFPVFSKEFELKIVTQVQIMETALFGLTTIDVRRLAYDFAKQMGIDNPFNKESKMAGVDWLRGFMSRNPQLSIRTPQATSISKAIGFNKPKVNQFFSVYKSLFEEHKFPAKQLWNMDETGITNVHKPGKKIATKGKQQVSKITSGERGATVTVVCAMSASGTYVPPLFIFPCKRMTDRLAVGAPSGSIIRVSSSGWTDSSLFIKWLTHFVAVTHASKTNEQLIVLDGHHSH